Proteins encoded together in one Prunus dulcis chromosome 3, ALMONDv2, whole genome shotgun sequence window:
- the LOC117621252 gene encoding uncharacterized protein LOC117621252 gives MAATNGSLQQTHHQPNPAFQYLFQALDPISLILSQNPQPDQEPVPLRLITESIMERGPRYKAYAELREAKLRRKHLRPEEAEEPELKPSPLKKQVKFQTNTTKSRKGSSAVAQSVPDFSAVLRKENRKPPTRLPSTLEMTPPAKSWSKANGVLSNSRGSKSASAGEKRYNNGGGLMARKSYASMEELKGLSSAAANAISGENRGGRNGNGRAIPKTVLGYRQF, from the coding sequence ATGGCAGCGACTAACGGCTCTCTGCAACAAACCCATCATCAACCAAACCCTGCTTTCCAATATCTCTTCCAAGCCCTCGACCCCATCTCCCTCATTCTCTCCCAGAACCCACAACCAGACCAAGAGCCAGTCCCTCTGCGGCTCATCACAGAGAGCATCATGGAGAGAGGACCCAGATACAAAGCCTACGCGGAGCTCAGAGAAGCAAAGCTGCGAAGGAAGCATCTGAGGCCGGAAGAGGCCGAAGAACCCGAATTGAAACCGAGCCCGTTGAAGAAACAAGTCAAATTTCAGACCAATACGACCAAATCGCGTAAAGGGTCCTCTGCTGTGGCTCAATCAGTGCCTGATTTCTCCGCTGTGTTGAGAAAAGAGAACCGCAAGCCACCAACAAGGCTTCCGTCGACGCTTGAGATGACCCCGCCGGCGAAGTCCTGGTCGAAAGCGAATGGGGTTTTGTCCAATTCGAGAGGGAGTAAGTCGGCGAGCGCAGGGGAGAAGAGGTACAACAATGGTGGAGGGTTGATGGCAAGGAAGAGCTATGCGAGTATGGAGGAATTGAAGGGTTTGTCTTCTGCTGCTGCTAATGCTATTAGTGGCGAAAACAGGGGAGGGAGGAATGGGAATGGCAGAGCAATTCCCAAGACTGTTTTGGGGTACAGGCAGTTTTGA
- the LOC117623256 gene encoding chloroplastic group IIB intron splicing facilitator CRS2-B, chloroplastic, with product MWYAVSAPNCCISYPRRPCSPRFLRKCSVPTSFCVQASLPENNNGAKVEYTPWLIVGLGNPGNKYHGTRHNIGFEMIDSIAKTQGVVMNTIQSKALVGIGSIGEVPILLAKPQAYMNYSGESVGPLAAYYQVPLRHILLVYDEMSLPNGVLRIQPKGGHGYHNGVKSVMGHLDGCREFPRLCIGIGNPPGTMDMKAYLLQRFSTVERHQIDAALDQGVEAVRTLVLNGFDQSITSFNLRQKYKYHKV from the exons ATGTGGTATGCTGTCTCTGCCCCAAACTGTTGCATATCATATCCAAGAAGACCTTGTAGCCCTCGTTTTCTAAGAAAGTGTTCAGTTCCAACGAGTTTTTGTGTGCAAGCTTCCTTGCCGGAGAATAACAATGGTGCTAAAGTGGAGTACACTCCTTGGCTGATTGTTGGATTGGGTAACCCTGGCAATAAGTACCATGGCACCAGGCACAAT ATTGGTTTTGAGATGATTGACAGTATAGCTAAAACGCAAGGTGTTGTGATGAATACCATTCAGTCAAAGGCCTTGGTCGGAATAG GTTCCATTGGAGAGGTACCGATTTTGTTGGCGAAGCCTCAAGCCTACATGAATTACAGTGGGGAATCG GTTGGACCACTTGCGGCATATTATCAAGTACCCCTACGTCATATTTTACTg GTTTATGATGAGATGAGCTTACCAAATGGTGTTCTGAGGATTCAGCCAAAAGGAGGACATGGATATCACAATGG TGTGAAGAGTGTAATGGGCCATCTGGACGGTTGCCGCGAATTTCCTCGGTTGTGTATAG GTATTGGAAATCCGCCTGGAACTATGGACATGAAAGCCTATCTTCTACAGAGGTTCAGTACAGTAGAGAGACATCAG ATTGATGCAGCACTGGATCAAGGGGTTGAGGCTGTAAGAACCCTGGTGCTGAATGGATTTGACCAGAGTATCACTAGTTTTAATTTGAGGCAGAAATACAAATATCACAAAGTGTAA